The Micromonospora rhizosphaerae DNA window TCGTCGAGGCTGAACCAGCGGGCCAGGTCGGTCGGGCGGTCCACCCGGTCGGTCAGCGTCCCGCCCCGCACCGAGACCGTGTAGATCAGGCGGTCGGTGTGGATGGTGATGCCGCGCTCGGGCAGCGCCCGCATGTCGGCGAGGACGTCCCGGAGCCCGGCGACGGCGACCGAGAGCCCGGTCTCCGCCGCCGTCTCGCGGACGACGGTGTGGTTGGGGTCCTCGCCGTGGTCGACCGCCCCGCCGGGCAGGGACCACGCGCCAGGGGTGCCGGAGCGCTCAGATGCGTGGACCAGCAACACTCGGCCGTCTGGGTCAGCACAAACTGCGTATGCCGCGATCCTGCGGAGCGGCTCCAGCAAGGTGGTCACGGGTGAAAATTCTCCCCCGACCCGGTTACCGCCATCGAAAAGAGTCAGATTCCTGACACTAGGCTGGCACCTCAGGGATCGTTCAGGGTAGGAGTCCGGGCGGTCACCGAGGTCGCCCGCCCGCCGGCGCGGGACCGTGGGGACATGACCTTCACGAACGCCCCTCAGGCCCCGTACAAGCAGCTCCGGCGACCGGCCACCGACCGCATGGTGGCCGGGGTCGCCAGCGGCCTCGGCCGCTACCTCGGCGTCGACCCCACCCTGGTCCGGGTGGTCTTCGCCCTCGCCACCCTGGCCACCGGCGGGCTCGCCGCGCTGGCGTACCCGATCATGTGGTTCCTGATGCCGGAGGAGCCCGCGGGCGCCCCCGCCTGGCCGCACCCGGCGGGCGCCGCGCCGCACGGCTGGCCGACGCCGCCCGCGAGCCCGCCCCAGGCCGCCGGACCGGCCGCGCAGCCGTGGCCTACCGCGCCCGCCGGACCGGCGGCGGCGCCGGAGGCGGCGAGCACGCCGGAGCCGACGCCCCGGCCGCAGCCTCAGCCGCCGACGGCCGGGTGAGCCGGCCTCACTCCCACTCGATGGTGCCCGGCGGCTTGCTGGTCACGTCCAGGACGACCCGGTTCACCTCGGCCACCTCGTTGGTGATCCGGGTGGAGATCCGGGCGATCACCTCGTAGGGCAGCCGGGACCAGTCGGCGGTCATGGCGTCCTCGCTGGAGACCGGGCGCAGCACCACGGGATGTCCGTAGCTGCGCTCGTCCCCCTGCACGCCGACGCTGCGCACGTCGGCCAGGAGCACCACCGGGAACTGCCAGACGCCCCGGTCGAGACCGGCGGCGCTCAGCTCCTCCCGGGCGATCAGGTCGGCCTTGCGGAGCAGGTCCAGCCGCTCCTTGTCGACCGCGCCGATGATCCGGATGGCCAGGCCGGGGCCGGGGAACGGGTGCCGCCAGACCATCGCCTCGGGCAGGCCCAGCTCCAGGCCGAGCTTGCGGACCTCGTCCTTGAAGAGCGTGCGCAGCGGCTCGACCAGGGCGAACTTCAGGTCCTCCGGCAGGCCGCCGACGTTGTGGTGGCTCTTGATGTTGGCGGTGCCGGTACCGCCGCCGGACTCCACCACGTCCGGGTAGAGGGTGCCCTGCACCAGGAACTCGACGTCGCCGTGCGAGGCGATCTCCCGGGCGGCGGCCTCGAAGACCCGGATGAACTCCCGGCCGATGACCTTGCGCTTCTGCTCGGGGTCGGTCACCCCGGCGAGCGCGCCGAGGAAGCGGTCCTGCGCGTCGACCACCTTGAGCTTGATCCCGGTGGCGGCGACGTAGTCCTTCTCCACCTGCTCGGCCTCGCCGGCGCGGAGCAGGCCGTGGTCGACGAAGACGCAGGTGAGCTGGTCACCGACGGCCTTGTGCACCAGCGCGGCGGCGACCGCGGAGTCGACCCCGCCCGAGAGGCCACAGATGACCTCCTTGTCGCCGACCTGCTCCCGGATCCGGGCCACCTGCTCCTCGATGATGTTCTCGGGGGTCCAGGTGGGCTCGATGCCGGCGATGTCGTAGAGGAAGCGGG harbors:
- a CDS encoding PspC domain-containing protein, encoding MTFTNAPQAPYKQLRRPATDRMVAGVASGLGRYLGVDPTLVRVVFALATLATGGLAALAYPIMWFLMPEEPAGAPAWPHPAGAAPHGWPTPPASPPQAAGPAAQPWPTAPAGPAAAPEAASTPEPTPRPQPQPPTAG